From one Rhopalosiphum padi isolate XX-2018 chromosome 2, ASM2088224v1, whole genome shotgun sequence genomic stretch:
- the LOC132921601 gene encoding tRNA (uracil-5-)-methyltransferase homolog B-like isoform X1 translates to MNVATPVNSDKLRYKIKVSGLPRFYSLLDPLLQEFLKMINEELRLNCIHARYSKKGNAWLYLTFPTESEQAVALKLLKKYNWKGRSLISTLVTADTPKNNLNLTYVEGNHVAKRPRLDIPLSEQVLMSTIPYHSIEYEEQLRKKSEEARILFQRFGTIIQRKQPPLAEWCATRKRQLKSDLAFELSPIIPSKKVDRYRNKCEWSVGINPDSDSVAVGLRVKDSMDGIHYVGPPDCLRNLPMPMITLAKKFEDFVKNNSQDWRIWRNMIIRMNEDGEVMVSIVINQHLLDNDQLSNIKCSISEWSKKSITENVVSLYFQVHGEKTLADCIGTTIEAELLWGQKYIVEKLLNLSLEISPATYFRLNSLGAEELCKVVADLADVNENTTVLDLFCGSGCLALTLAKKCKQVVGIELIKANILDAKRNAEINGIVNCEFIAGRTEDILDSVLNKLKGCNVTVIMDPPLTGVSTGLVRTLRKFKEAINLIYVCSNHKLPLKNLLDFSSVVRYWQKPIDSDPFLPLRVVPIDMCPHTLRSELVLHFKRFCVDDILSTKNDRQSKIYSNRKFKTRFNPRTSETVTSNIQPSASGVGGLLDYLKKIEERAYQEGLAKGLERKAFQMGYSRGLQCATANDDDKFKKNTSTNSDQ, encoded by the exons atgaatgTCGCAACACCCGTGAATTCTGATAAATTacggtataaaataaaagttagcgGTCTCCCTAGATTTTATTCGTTACtg gaTCCATTACtacaagaatttttaaaaatgatcaacGAGGAGTTGAGATTAAATTGCATACATGCGAGATACAGTAAAAAAGGTAACGCATGGCTGTATCTCACGTTTCCAACCGAATCCGAACAAGCGGTtgctttaaaactattaaaaaaatataactggaAAGGACGTTCTTTAATCAGCACG ttagttACGGCCGATACGCCTAAAAACAACTTGAATTTAACATATGTCGAAGGAAACCATGTTGCTAAAAGACCGAGACTCGATATTCCACTTAGTGAACAAGTTTTGATGTCTACTATTCCTTATCATAGTATTGAATACGAAGAACAA TTGAGGAAAAAGAGCGAAGAAGCGAGAATATTATTTCAACGGTTTGGGACGATAATTCAACGCAAACAACCACCGCTTGCGGAATGGTGTGCGACGCGCAAACGGCAGCTGAAGAGCGATCTAGCGTTCGAACTGTCGCCGATAATACCGTCGAAAAAAGTCGACCGATACCGCAACAAATGCGAGTGGAGCGTAG gaATTAATCCCGACAGCGATTCAGTGGCCGTCGGGCTGAGAGTGAAAGATTCGATGGACGGAATCCACTATGTCGGTCCACCGGATTGTCTAAGAAATTTGCCGATGCCAATGATCACGTTAGCGAAG aaattcgaggattttgtgaaaaataattctCAAGATTGGAGAATATGGCGCAATATGATAATTCGTATGAATGAAGACGGGGAAGTCATGGTGTCGATAGTTATCAACCAGCATCTACTAGACAACGAccaattatctaatattaaatgttcaatatcaGAATGGTCTAAAAAAAGCATAACTGAAAACGTAGTGTCGTTATATTTTCAAGTCCATGGAGAAAA GACCTTGGCTGATTGTATCGGTACCACAATCGAAGCTGAATTATTGTGGGGACAAAAGTACATTGTAGAAAAGCTATTAAACTTATCGTTAGAAATTTCTCCAGCCACATATTTTCGTTTGAACAGTTTAGGTGCCGAAGAATTGTGTAAAGTGGTTGCTGATCTTGCCGATGTGAACGAAAATACTACAGTTTTGGATTTGTTCTGTGGGTCTGGATGCTTAGCTCTTACACTAGCcaag aaATGTAAGCAAGTCGTGGGCATCGAACTAATCAAGGCAAATATATTGGACGCAAAAAGAAATGCTGAAATAAATGGAATTGTCAACTGCGAATTTATAGCTGGTAGGACGGAAGATATTTTGGACTCAGTTCTTAACAAACTCAAAGGGTGTAACGTAACTGTGATAATGGATCCGCCTTTAACTGGAGTCA GTACCGGATTGGTCAGGACTCTTCGTAAATTTAAAGaagctataaatttaatttacgtttGTTCTAATCACAAATTGCCTTTGAAAAATCTGCTAGATTTTTCCTCGGTAGTTAGATATTGGCAAAAGCCAATAGATTCCGATCCATTTCTTCCACTTCGTGTAGTTCCTATAGACATGTGCCCTCATACACTTAGGTCTGAACTGGTTTTGCACTTTAAAAGGTTTTGTGTTGATGACATTTTGTCAACTAAAAACGATAGACAGTCAAAAATTTATAGCAACAGAAAATTTAAGACAAGATTTAATCCAAGGACATCAGAAACAGTTACATCAAATATTCAACCATCTGCGTCCGGAGTGGGCGGGTTGTTGGACTACCTCAAGAAAATCGAAGAAAGAGCGTATCAAGAAGGGTTAGCGAAAGGATTGGAAAGGAAAGCATTCCAAATGGGTTATTCGAGAGGTCTTCAGTGTGCCACTGCTAATGacgatgataaatttaaaaaaaacacttctACTAATTCTGATCAGTAA
- the LOC132920147 gene encoding palmitoyltransferase ZDHHC11 has product MTPCHSETRRKQRRVHGLQMPWHPQQVAGWLVLATFGACSFGVLLPGLGPDVYPIALFVLGSLFFLHVVSHVAALLIDPADPQLRALRDDGVSSRKPVPELDKTKHAHVIENGKCHLCNIYTSGHRTKHCGSCNKCVEKFDHHCKWLNHCIGARNYVAFIVSVVSAVLACLVIVLVSSAELVIYNADPLNVEHYLRPVFGSNQTIQVNQLFSISRLPVDRNVFVAVASAQCVLALVAMVLLLHLCVFHVYISALGITTYEYIRNYRRYPEFDSRNGAAALSSSSSMSDNNVAMSSGSCKNAAGRKSAMARVYSSACCYGAVTAGRRKRPSCGIHSNLNGANRNDSDGAAHDDMTVETVESYGRNSGASRLLHPKDMDRTARPEDREQQNAQPKCRYCLEKNRIRGDGARFFVLGKRRKGFCCCFQKPEPVFGRTAVAAAAAAHHVKVPPSPFAVRRNRVIPTDGGQLSLVVDEWKSFNSGTLPALPHAAGHRQMQKITLKELGQVLAFVEQQPSKAKRRKIGGGNGQIKHSKSSSNLSPIHESGLSNPSTPQLKNRYPQTRPCSWLSSTSSPPPPTSSSSPHNTSKSA; this is encoded by the coding sequence ATGACACCGTGCCACAGCGAGACCAGAAGGAAACAGCGGCGCGTCCACGGGCTGCAGATGCCGTGGCACCCGCAGCAAGTGGCCGGTTGGCTAGTACTGGCCACGTTCGGCGCCTGTTCGTTCGGAGTCCTCTTGCCCGGCCTCGGGCCCGACGTCTACCCCATCGCGCTGTTCGTGCTGGGCAGCCTGTTCTTCTTGCACGTCGTGTCGCACGTAGCCGCGCTGCTCATCGATCCCGCGGACCCGCAGCTCCGCGCCCTTCGCGACGACGGAGTATCGTCGCGAAAGCCCGTACCCGAGCTAGACAAGACCAAACACGCGCACGTCATCGAGAACGGCAAGTGTCACCTGTGCAATATATACACGTCCGGTCACCGGACCAAGCACTGCGGATCGTGCAATAAGTGCGTGGAGAAGTTCGACCACCACTGCAAGTGGCTGAATCACTGTATCGGCGCGAGAAACTACGTGGCGTTCATCGTGAGCGTCGTGTCGGCAGTGCTCGCGTGCCTGGTGATCGTGCTAGTATCGTCCGCCGAACTGGTCATCTACAACGCGGACCCGTTAAACGTCGAACACTACCTGCGGCCGGTGTTCGGCAGCAATCAGACCATCCAGGTGAACCAGTTATTCAGCATCAGTCGACTGCCGGTGGATCGGAACGTGTTCGTGGCCGTTGCGTCCGCCCAGTGCGTCTTGGCCTTGGTCGCCATGGTATTGCTGCTGCACCTGTGCGTCTTTCACGTGTACATATCCGCGCTGGGCATCACCACGTACGAGTACATCCGGAACTATAGGCGGTATCCAGAGTTCGATTCCAGGAACGGCGCGGCcgcgttgtcgtcgtcgtcgtccatgTCCGACAACAACGTCGCGATGTCTTCGGGATCCTGCAAGAACGCTGCGGGCCGGAAGTCCGCTATGGCCAGAGTGTACAGCTCGGCTTGCTGTTACGGCGCGGTGACCGCGGGCCGACGAAAGCGGCCGTCGTGTGGCATCCACTCGAACCTGAACGGCGCGAACCGTAACGACTCGGACGGCGCGGCCCACGACGACATGACCGTGGAAACGGTGGAGTCGTACGGTCGCAATAGCGGCGCCAGTAGGCTGCTGCACCCGAAGGACATGGACCGGACTGCGAGACCGGAGGACCGCGAGCAACAGAACGCACAGCCGAAGTGCCGGTACTGTCTGGAGAAGAACAGGATCCGGGGCGACGGCGCGCGATTTTTTGTGTTGGGCAAACGTCGCAAAGGGTTCTGTTGTTGCTTCCAGAAACCCGAGCCGGTGTTCGGTCGAACCGCCGTTGCTGCCGCAGCCGCTGCCCATCATGTCAAGGTCCCGCCATCGCCGTTCGCGGTCCGTCGGAACCGCGTCATACCCACCGACGGTGGTCAACTGTCGTTGGTCGTCGACGAGTGGAAATCGTTCAACTCAGGCACGCTTCCGGCCCTGCCGCACGCGGCCGGCCACCGTCAGATGCAAAAGATCACGCTCAAGGAGCTGGGCCAAGTTTTGGCGTTCGTCGAACAACAACCGTCGAAAGCCAAGCGGCGCAAGATTGGTGGCGGAAACGGACagataaaacactcaaaatcgTCGTCCAACCTTTCGCCGATTCATGAATCGGGACTGTCCAACCCGTCAACGCCGCAACTGAAAAACCGTTACCCGCAGACTAGGCCGTGTAGTTGGCTGTCGTCAACAtcgtcgccgccaccgccgaCATCGTCTTCCTCCCCGCACAACACTTCTAAAAGCGCGTGa
- the LOC132921601 gene encoding tRNA (uracil-5-)-methyltransferase homolog B-like isoform X2 — MNVATPVNSDKLRYKIKVSGLPRFYSLLDPLLQEFLKMINEELRLNCIHARYSKKGNAWLYLTFPTESEQAVALKLLKKYNWKGRSLISTLVTADTPKNNLNLTYVEGNHVAKRPRLDIPLSEQVLMSTIPYHSIEYEEQLRKKSEEARILFQRFGTIIQRKQPPLAEWCATRKRQLKSDLAFELSPIIPSKKVDRYRNKCEWSVGINPDSDSVAVGLRVKDSMDGIHYVGPPDCLRNLPMPMITLAKKFEDFVKNNSQDWRIWRNMIIRMNEDGEVMVSIVINQHLLDNDQLSNIKCSISEWSKKSITENVVSLYFQVHGEKTLADCIGTTIEAELLWGQNLGAEELCKVVADLADVNENTTVLDLFCGSGCLALTLAKKCKQVVGIELIKANILDAKRNAEINGIVNCEFIAGRTEDILDSVLNKLKGCNVTVIMDPPLTGVSTGLVRTLRKFKEAINLIYVCSNHKLPLKNLLDFSSVVRYWQKPIDSDPFLPLRVVPIDMCPHTLRSELVLHFKRFCVDDILSTKNDRQSKIYSNRKFKTRFNPRTSETVTSNIQPSASGVGGLLDYLKKIEERAYQEGLAKGLERKAFQMGYSRGLQCATANDDDKFKKNTSTNSDQ; from the exons atgaatgTCGCAACACCCGTGAATTCTGATAAATTacggtataaaataaaagttagcgGTCTCCCTAGATTTTATTCGTTACtg gaTCCATTACtacaagaatttttaaaaatgatcaacGAGGAGTTGAGATTAAATTGCATACATGCGAGATACAGTAAAAAAGGTAACGCATGGCTGTATCTCACGTTTCCAACCGAATCCGAACAAGCGGTtgctttaaaactattaaaaaaatataactggaAAGGACGTTCTTTAATCAGCACG ttagttACGGCCGATACGCCTAAAAACAACTTGAATTTAACATATGTCGAAGGAAACCATGTTGCTAAAAGACCGAGACTCGATATTCCACTTAGTGAACAAGTTTTGATGTCTACTATTCCTTATCATAGTATTGAATACGAAGAACAA TTGAGGAAAAAGAGCGAAGAAGCGAGAATATTATTTCAACGGTTTGGGACGATAATTCAACGCAAACAACCACCGCTTGCGGAATGGTGTGCGACGCGCAAACGGCAGCTGAAGAGCGATCTAGCGTTCGAACTGTCGCCGATAATACCGTCGAAAAAAGTCGACCGATACCGCAACAAATGCGAGTGGAGCGTAG gaATTAATCCCGACAGCGATTCAGTGGCCGTCGGGCTGAGAGTGAAAGATTCGATGGACGGAATCCACTATGTCGGTCCACCGGATTGTCTAAGAAATTTGCCGATGCCAATGATCACGTTAGCGAAG aaattcgaggattttgtgaaaaataattctCAAGATTGGAGAATATGGCGCAATATGATAATTCGTATGAATGAAGACGGGGAAGTCATGGTGTCGATAGTTATCAACCAGCATCTACTAGACAACGAccaattatctaatattaaatgttcaatatcaGAATGGTCTAAAAAAAGCATAACTGAAAACGTAGTGTCGTTATATTTTCAAGTCCATGGAGAAAA GACCTTGGCTGATTGTATCGGTACCACAATCGAAGCTGAATTATTGTGGGGACAAAA TTTAGGTGCCGAAGAATTGTGTAAAGTGGTTGCTGATCTTGCCGATGTGAACGAAAATACTACAGTTTTGGATTTGTTCTGTGGGTCTGGATGCTTAGCTCTTACACTAGCcaag aaATGTAAGCAAGTCGTGGGCATCGAACTAATCAAGGCAAATATATTGGACGCAAAAAGAAATGCTGAAATAAATGGAATTGTCAACTGCGAATTTATAGCTGGTAGGACGGAAGATATTTTGGACTCAGTTCTTAACAAACTCAAAGGGTGTAACGTAACTGTGATAATGGATCCGCCTTTAACTGGAGTCA GTACCGGATTGGTCAGGACTCTTCGTAAATTTAAAGaagctataaatttaatttacgtttGTTCTAATCACAAATTGCCTTTGAAAAATCTGCTAGATTTTTCCTCGGTAGTTAGATATTGGCAAAAGCCAATAGATTCCGATCCATTTCTTCCACTTCGTGTAGTTCCTATAGACATGTGCCCTCATACACTTAGGTCTGAACTGGTTTTGCACTTTAAAAGGTTTTGTGTTGATGACATTTTGTCAACTAAAAACGATAGACAGTCAAAAATTTATAGCAACAGAAAATTTAAGACAAGATTTAATCCAAGGACATCAGAAACAGTTACATCAAATATTCAACCATCTGCGTCCGGAGTGGGCGGGTTGTTGGACTACCTCAAGAAAATCGAAGAAAGAGCGTATCAAGAAGGGTTAGCGAAAGGATTGGAAAGGAAAGCATTCCAAATGGGTTATTCGAGAGGTCTTCAGTGTGCCACTGCTAATGacgatgataaatttaaaaaaaacacttctACTAATTCTGATCAGTAA